In one window of Primulina tabacum isolate GXHZ01 chromosome 8, ASM2559414v2, whole genome shotgun sequence DNA:
- the LOC142553469 gene encoding cytochrome P450 93B2-like: protein MDFTQIGGVVIFFVSTLLILSIYKQRRSHLPSPPGPFALPVIGHLHLLGPRIHQTFHDLSQRYGSMFQIRLGSVRCVVVSTPELAKEFLKTHELVFSSRKHTTAIDIVTYDSSFAFSPYGPYWKYIKKLCTYELLGARNLSNFEPIRKFEVKDFLRVLSNKAQKGEIINVTEELVKLTSNVISHMMLGLRCSETEGEAEVARNVIRDVTQIFGEFDVSDIIWFCKNFDLQGIRRRSEDIQKRYDTLLEKIITDREKKRGGGGGGGSGGDAKDFLDMLLDVMESKNSDVKFTREHLKALILDFFTAGTDTTAIALEWSIAELLRNPKVLKKAQEETDNVVGSQRLLQESDASKLPYIMAIIKETFRLHPPIPMIARKSVSDCVINGNMIRSQTLLFVNIWSIGRNSKYWESPMEFRPERFLDAGFSSIDVKGQNFELMPFGTGRRGCPGMLLAMQELVSILGAMVQCFHLELPDGTQNVDMTERPGLTAPRAYDLICRVVPRVDVAVVTSK, encoded by the exons ATGGATTTTACCCAAATCGGTGGTGTAGTAATCTTCTTCGTATCCACACTGTTAATCCTCAGTATTTACAAACAAAGAAGAAGCCATCTCCCCTCTCCTCCGGGGCCATTCGCCCTCCCAGTTATCGGCCATTTACATCTCCTAGGCCCAAGAATCCACCAAACTTTCCATGATCTTTCGCAGCGCTACGGTTCCATGTTCCAGATCCGCCTCGGCTCCGTACGCTGTGTGGTGGTCTCAACACCTGAACTCGCTAAAGAATTCCTCAAAACCCACGAGCTTGTCTTCTCTTCACGCAAGCACACAACAGCCATCGACATAGTCACCTACGATTCTTCGTTTGCTTTCTCCCCTTACGGACCTTACTGGAAGTATATCAAGAAACTCTGCACCTATGAACTGCTTGGTGCGAGGAATCTCTCCAACTTTGAGCCCATAAGGAAGTTTGAAGTAAAAGATTTCTTGAGAGTTTTGTCCAACAAGGCACAAAAAGGAGAAATTATTAATGTCACAGAAGAGCTAGTGAAGCTCACGAGCAATGTGATATCTCACATGATGCTGGGTCTCCGGTGTTCGGAGACGGAGGGGGAGGCGGAGGTGGCGAGGAATGTGATTCGAGATGTGACGCAGATTTTTGGGGAGTTCGATGTATCGGATATCATATGGTTTTGCAAGAACTTTGATTTGCAAGGGATAAGGAGGAGATCTGAGGACATACAGAAGAGGTACGACACTTTGCTGGAGAAAATCATTACGGACAGAGAGAAAAAgcgcggcggcggcggcggcggcggtagCGGGGGAGATGCGAAGGATTTTCTTGACATGTTGCTTGACGTCATGGAGAGTAAGAATTCGGATGTGAAATTCACCAGAGAACACCTTAAAGCTTTGATTCTG GATTTCTTCACTGCTGGCACGGACACAACTGCCATTGCATTGGAATGGTCGATTGCAGAACTACTCCGCAACCCAAAGGTACTCAAAAAGGCTCAGGAAGAGACCGACAACGTCGTAGGTTCGCAAAGGCTTTTGCAAGAATCCGACGCCTCAAAACTTCCCTACATCATGGCAATAATCAAAGAAACATTCCGTCTGCACCCCCCGATTCCTATGATCGCAAGAAAATCTGTTTCCGACTGCGTGATCAACGGGAACATGATCCGTTCTCAAACTCTCTTATTTGTTAACATTTGGTCCATTGGCCGGAATTCCAAGTACTGGGAGAGCCCGATGGAGTTCCGTCCAGAGAGATTTCTGGACGCGGGCTTTAGTTCAATTGATGTTAAAGGGCAGAATTTCGAGTTGATGCCGTTTGGGACAGGTAGAAGGGGCTGTCCAGGAATGCTGCTAGCAATGCAGGAGTTGGTTTCCATATTGGGGGCTATGGTGCAGTGCTTCCATTTGGAGCTTCCCGATGGTACGCAGAATGTCGATATGACGGAAAGGCCGGGCTTAACGGCACCTCGGGCATATGACCTGATCTGTCGTGTGGTGCCAAGGGTTGATGTCGCGGTGGTTACGAGCAAATGA